From the Cryptomeria japonica chromosome 2, Sugi_1.0, whole genome shotgun sequence genome, one window contains:
- the LOC131044655 gene encoding uncharacterized protein LOC131044655, whose amino-acid sequence MLGKRPRGLQRSTSTSKVIEMVASKDRARPSAVKVPPHHYHEVPKDGLLNGNGSSNVQTKSPDKLVSPRSPLSVLQCLLTNYFIRKAEAEEPRTSVGLSIVIDNLNNADNNIVSPSCVSKMQILNKSMQVAAQCKEPGNFKQKTAPAASSLPSVPSPLPAIDFLDACYLCKKSLGPGKDIYMYRGDRAFCSVECRWQQILTDERNEKCSSAAIKAVTASPSRRSGGHGHGHRARGTGRIMATVG is encoded by the exons ATGCTTGGGAAGAGGCCTCGTGGTCTGCAGAGAAGCACAAGCACTTCTAAGGTGATTGAAATGGTTGCTTCAAAAGACAGGGCAAGACCCTCTGCAGTCAAAGTTCCTCCTCATCATTATCATGAAGTCCCAAAAGATGGGCTTTTGAATGGCAATGGAAGCTCTAATGTTCAGACTAAGAGTCCAGATAAATTGGTGTCTCCTCGTTCTCCCCTCTCGGTTCTCCAGTGTTTGCTAACGAATTACTTTATTCGAAAGGCAGAGGCTGAAGAGCCCAGGACCAGTGTTGGCTTGAGTATTGTTATAGATAATTTGAATAATGCTGATAACAACATTGTATCTCCTTCTTGTGTGAGCAAGatgcagatcttgaataaatccatGCAGGTTGCAGCACAGTGTAAAGAGCCAGGAAACTTCAAGCAGAAAACAGCACCAGCAGCTTCTTCCCTGCCATCTGTTCCTTCTCCACTCCCTGCCATAGATTTTCTTGATGCATGCTATCTCTGTAAGAAGTCCCTGGGTCCTGGAAAAGATATCTACATGTACAG GGGCGATCGAGCATTCTGCAGCGTAGAGTGCCGATGGCAACAGATTCTGACAGATGAGCGAAATGAGAAGTGTTCTTCTGCGGCCATTAAAGCGGTAACGGCCTCACCTTCTCGTCGCTCCGGAGGCCATGGCCATGGCCATCGTGCCCGTGGCACAGGCAGAATAATGGCTACTGTAGGATAG